One stretch of Cohnella algarum DNA includes these proteins:
- a CDS encoding DUF4179 domain-containing protein: MPDDKRWDRENGEGSADSAEENGRQNPADPTVYVNARLTPEWTDKANSAPDSVDRAILQGIERGKKLKSRRAGKRRKRMAASAATVLLVAACLFTIRVSPVFAAIVREIPGMEAFVDLIGGWNDKGLELAMDADLMQPIGLSDEKNGIKLTVRGIIADDQRLVIFYEIRAEGEGERVVRLLEPNLSRANGESLEAMIAYGSLDEKEQEDYAKGVLRGVIDAQLQEGSAMPEEAVFAPEVIVVPYDGLQKRLVRAGLEPTAEEDAEGTRLSVRFPIDREKFAGLTRNYELNETIVAEGQKITFASATVSPLRVYVQLDYEESNAKRITGPGDIRLLDENGTEWQYKGGFGQDRIYFESPYYRQPKELYLEGSWFRALDKNKSKLVIDTERKKLIQAPDENVQLSGISETGNRLNIGLTLNKTLPEDNMIYGLLLNDTFTDASGAEYSSVNRSGSFASFTSGEPSKQSVSFNIENELYAQPLTFDIYDYPNYISQPYRIQIAGPSKP, from the coding sequence ATGCCGGACGATAAGCGATGGGATCGCGAGAATGGGGAAGGTTCGGCGGACAGCGCGGAAGAAAACGGGCGGCAGAATCCGGCCGATCCGACGGTTTACGTTAATGCGAGGTTAACGCCGGAGTGGACGGATAAGGCGAATTCCGCGCCCGACAGCGTCGACCGTGCCATTCTGCAAGGAATCGAGCGGGGGAAAAAGCTCAAGAGCCGGCGCGCCGGCAAGCGGAGAAAACGGATGGCGGCAAGCGCGGCTACCGTGCTGCTGGTCGCCGCCTGCCTGTTTACGATCCGCGTGTCGCCCGTTTTCGCCGCGATCGTGCGGGAAATTCCGGGGATGGAAGCGTTCGTCGATCTGATCGGAGGCTGGAACGACAAAGGGCTTGAGCTGGCGATGGACGCCGACTTGATGCAGCCGATCGGCTTGTCCGACGAGAAGAACGGCATCAAGCTGACCGTTCGGGGCATTATCGCCGACGATCAGCGGCTCGTCATTTTTTATGAAATCAGGGCCGAAGGAGAAGGGGAGCGGGTCGTTCGCCTGTTGGAGCCCAACCTGTCCCGAGCGAACGGAGAATCTCTTGAAGCGATGATCGCGTACGGTTCCCTCGACGAAAAGGAGCAGGAGGATTACGCGAAAGGAGTTCTCCGCGGCGTGATCGATGCCCAATTGCAGGAAGGTTCCGCCATGCCGGAAGAGGCGGTTTTCGCTCCGGAGGTCATCGTCGTTCCTTACGACGGTTTGCAGAAGCGTCTCGTTCGGGCCGGACTGGAGCCGACCGCGGAAGAGGATGCGGAAGGAACCCGGCTTAGCGTGAGGTTTCCGATCGATCGCGAAAAATTCGCCGGCTTGACCCGAAACTACGAACTGAACGAGACGATCGTCGCCGAAGGGCAGAAAATCACGTTCGCGAGCGCGACCGTTTCGCCATTGCGGGTTTACGTACAGCTTGATTACGAGGAATCGAACGCCAAGCGGATTACGGGACCGGGAGATATTCGGCTTCTCGACGAAAACGGCACGGAGTGGCAGTACAAGGGAGGCTTCGGGCAGGACCGGATCTATTTCGAAAGTCCCTACTACCGGCAGCCGAAGGAGCTTTACCTGGAAGGCTCCTGGTTTCGGGCGCTCGATAAGAACAAGTCGAAGCTCGTTATCGATACGGAACGGAAAAAGTTGATTCAGGCGCCGGACGAAAATGTGCAGCTTTCAGGCATATCGGAGACGGGGAACCGCTTGAATATCGGGTTGACGCTAAACAAGACATTGCCCGAGGACAACATGATTTACGGACTGCTTCTGAACGATACGTTTACGGACGCTTCCGGCGCCGAATACTCAAGCGTGAACCGCTCCGGCAGTTTCGCTTCGTTCACGTCCGGCGAGCCTTCGAAACAATCCGTCTCCTTCAACATCGAAAACGAGCTTTACGCGCAGCCGTTAACGTTCGACATTTACGATTATCCGAATTACATTTCGCAGCCTTACCGGATCCAGATCGCGGGCCCGAGCAAACCGTGA
- a CDS encoding cache domain-containing sensor histidine kinase, with amino-acid sequence MLARLRPPAPLRFRSIQTKLTFWFSLVMLVTITSVGFVYYWTMIREIKAQALFLSENTVDQMNRSVGFFLDNAERLSLSIFGDPSVQRILRAKSGDSESDRQSDTNEMNYRLLSYASPWNQVQGIYVFSTDGRLYYASKEKSPRLHYKLAEEPWYGLIANGELKALEIWPSGPETTVFGKSETVFSLIRPINDFPVPSVLGYLKIDIKAQSLDYALGQEESGLRSFSHFYIADRNGHVIYDAEGAATGRAMPELAAYAGAGLRSGETEWAGERSLFVTRPVNGADWQMVAFVPYDSVVGKIKQTRNVTLLIAAAALLAVIVVSYMISTGITRPLRLLMRNMQKVEMGNFKVRLRPERNDEVGHLGQMFNEMVQNLDVLIKEAYESKLREKDTRLLALQAQINPHFLFNTLNMIKAIGRKREAPEIVGVVR; translated from the coding sequence ATGCTCGCGCGGCTTCGACCGCCCGCTCCGCTGCGCTTTCGCAGCATTCAAACGAAGCTTACGTTCTGGTTCTCGCTCGTCATGCTCGTTACCATTACGTCAGTCGGCTTCGTCTATTACTGGACGATGATTCGCGAAATCAAAGCGCAGGCGCTGTTTTTGAGCGAAAATACGGTGGATCAAATGAACCGAAGCGTCGGCTTTTTTCTGGACAACGCGGAACGGCTGTCTCTGTCGATCTTCGGCGATCCGAGCGTCCAGCGCATTTTGCGCGCGAAAAGCGGCGACTCGGAAAGCGACCGGCAAAGCGACACGAACGAGATGAACTACCGCCTTCTCAGCTACGCCTCGCCCTGGAATCAGGTGCAGGGCATTTACGTTTTTTCCACGGACGGCCGCCTGTACTATGCATCCAAAGAAAAAAGCCCGCGCCTCCACTACAAGCTCGCAGAGGAGCCCTGGTACGGATTGATCGCCAACGGCGAATTGAAAGCGCTTGAAATCTGGCCGTCCGGACCGGAGACGACCGTCTTCGGCAAGTCGGAAACCGTGTTTTCGCTCATTCGCCCGATCAACGATTTTCCGGTTCCGAGCGTGCTCGGCTATCTCAAAATCGACATCAAGGCCCAAAGCCTCGACTATGCCCTCGGCCAGGAAGAATCCGGCTTGCGGTCGTTTTCGCATTTTTATATCGCGGACCGGAACGGCCACGTCATCTACGATGCTGAAGGCGCCGCGACCGGCCGCGCGATGCCGGAGCTTGCGGCGTATGCCGGCGCCGGGCTTCGTTCCGGGGAAACGGAGTGGGCCGGGGAGCGCTCGCTGTTTGTCACCCGCCCGGTGAACGGGGCCGATTGGCAGATGGTTGCGTTCGTTCCGTACGACAGCGTTGTCGGCAAAATCAAGCAAACGCGCAACGTTACGCTGCTGATCGCCGCGGCGGCGCTGCTGGCCGTCATCGTCGTCTCCTACATGATCTCGACCGGCATTACCCGGCCGCTGCGGCTGCTCATGCGGAACATGCAGAAGGTGGAGATGGGGAATTTCAAGGTGCGGTTAAGGCCCGAACGGAACGACGAGGTGGGGCACCTCGGCCAAATGTTCAATGAGATGGTCCAAAACCTGGACGTGCTGATCAAGGAGGCGTACGAATCGAAGCTCCGCGAAAAGGATACCCGGCTGCTGGCGCTACAGGCGCAAATCAACCCGCACTTTTTGTTCAACACGCTCAACATGATCAAGGCGATCGGCCGCAAGCGCGAAGCGCCGGAAATCGTCGGCGTCGTGCGCTGA